The Arachis hypogaea cultivar Tifrunner chromosome 14, arahy.Tifrunner.gnm2.J5K5, whole genome shotgun sequence genome has a segment encoding these proteins:
- the LOC112744533 gene encoding cyclic nucleotide-gated ion channel 2 — translation MPSFSSLSGCIARLFNSQSHNSSGSNRGDSTTSSDTVADDNPVAGPVECYACTQVGVPVFHSTSCDGFHQPQWEACAGSSLVPIQNRSKKAPTVRTRIQSGPFGQVLDPRSKRVQVWNRALLLARGVALAIDPLFFYALSIGREGSPCLYMDGGLAAMVTVARTCVDAVHLFHVWLQFKVAYVSRESMVVGCGKLVWDARAIASHYLRSMKGFWFDAFVILPVPQAVFWLIVPKLIREEKIKVIMTILLLIFLFQFLPKVYHSICMMRRMQKVTGYIFGTIWWGFGLNLIAYFIASHVAGGCWYVLAIQRVASCIRQQCERTMGCNLSLSCSEEVCYQFLLSSSGTVGGSCNNGNGNSTTVVVRKPLCLDVDGPFRYGIYQWALPVISSNSLAVKILYPIFWGLMTLSTFGNDLEPTSNWLEVIFSICIVLSGLLLFTLLIGNIQVFLHAVMAKKRKMQLRCRDMEWWMRRRQLPSRLRQRVRHFERQRWAAMGGEDEMELIKDLPEGLRREIKRHLCYDLVKKVPLFHNLDELILDNICDRVKPLVFSKDEKIIREGDPVPRMVFIVRGRIKRNQSLSKGMVASSILEPGGFLGDELLSWCLRRPFIDRLPASSATFVSLEPTEAFGLDCNHLRYITDHFRYKFANERLKRTARYYSSNWRTWAAVNIQFAWRRYRQRTRGPVTPVRDNGGGGGTERRLLQYAAMFMSIRPHDHLE, via the exons ATGCCCagcttctcctctctctctgg gTGTATTGCTCGACTATTCAACTCTCAATCCCACAATTCAAGCGGCTCCAACAGAGGAGATAGTACTACCAGCAGCGATACTGTGGCTGATGACAATCCTGTCGCAGGACCGGTGGAGTGTTACGCTTGCACGCAAGTAGGCGTGCCGGTGTTCCACTCCACCAGCTGCGACGGCTTTCACCAGCCACAATGGGAGGCTTGTGCGGGATCCTCCCTCGTCCCAATCCAGAACCGGTCCAAAAAGGCTCCGACTGTTCGGACAAGAATTCAGTCGGGGCCTTTCGGACAGGTTCTGGACCCGAGGAGCAAGCGTGTGCAAGTATGGAACCGGGCTCTATTGCTAGCGCGTGGAGTGGCGCTGGCAATTGACCCGTTGTTCTTCTACGCGCTCTCCATCGGGAGGGAAGGGTCGCCGTGCCTGTACATGGACGGAGGGCTGGCGGCGATGGTGACGGTGGCGCGGACGTGTGTGGACGCGGTGCATCTATTCCACGTGTGGCTGCAGTTCAAGGTGGCGTATGTTTCGAGGGAGTCGATGGTTGTCGGGTGCGGGAAGCTTGTATGGGACGCGCGTGCAATCGCGTCGCACTACCTGCGATCGATGAAGGGATTTTGGTTCGATGCCTTTGTAATTCTGCCAGTTCCGCAG GCTGTGTTTTGGTTGATAGTACCAAAATTGATAAGAGAAGAGAAAATCAAGGTCATTATGACCATATTGCTCTTAATTTTCTTGTTCCAATTTCTCCCAAAGGTTTACCATAGCATCTGCATGATGAGAAGAATGCAGAAAGTCACAGGATACATCTTTGGAACCATTTGGTGGGGTTTTGGCCTTAATCTCATAGCCTACTTCATTGCTTCACAT GTAGCTGGAGGGTGCTGGTATGTTCTTGCGATTCAACGAGTGGCGTCGTGCATCCGGCAACAATGCGAAAGAACAATGGGATGTAACCTGTCTCTGTCCTGCTCTGAGGAGGTATGCTACCAGTTTCTGTTGTCATCATCAGGGACAGTTGGAGGTTCATGTAATAATGGAAATGGAAACTCAACAACAGTTGTGGTTAGAAAGCCTTTGTGTTTAGATGTTGATGGCCCTTTCAGATATGGAATCTACCAATGGGCACTTCCTGTGATTTCAAGCAATTCTCTGGCTGTCAAGATTCTGTATCCCATTTTTTGGGGTTTGATGACACTTAG CACTTTTGGTAATGATCTTGAGCCAACAAGTAACTGGTTAGAAGTGATTTTCAGTATCTGCATTGTGCTCAGTGGATTGCTGCTATTCACTTTGTTGATTGGTAACATTCAG GTGTTTTTGCATGCTGTGATGGCGAAGAAGAGAAAGATGCAGCTGAGGTGTCGCGACATGGAATGGTGGATGAGGAGGAGGCAGCTGCCTTCGCGATTAAGGCAAAGGGTTCGCCATTTCGAACGCCAGAGATGGGCAGCAATGGGAGGAGAAGATGAGATGGAATTGATCAAAGACTTGCCGGAGGGGCTAAGGCGAGAAATCAAGCGCCATCTTTGCTACGACCTTGTTAAAAAG gtACCTCTGTTCCACAATTTGGATGAGCTTATACTAGACAACATATGTGACAGGGTTAAGCCTCTAGTCTTCTCTAAAGAtgaaaag ATAATTAGAGAAGGTGATCCAGTACCAAGGATGGTGTTCATCGTCCGAGGGCGAATAAAGCGCAACCAAAGCCTCAGCAAAGGAATGGTAGCATCTAGCATCCTTGAACCAGGAGGCTTTCTAGGGGATGAGCTTCTTTCATGGTGCCTTAGGCGGCCGTTCATCGACCGGCTTCCAGCTTCCTCGGCCACATTTGTGAGCCTTGAACCAACAGAAGCCTTTGGCCTTGATTGCAATCATCTTAGATACATCACTGATCACTTCAGATACAAGTTTGCCAATGAGAGGCTGAAGCGAACCGCGAGGTACTACTCATCCAATTGGAGAACTTGGGCTGCTGTCAACATTCAATTCGCCTGGCGGCGTTACAGGCAGAGGACTAGAGGTCCGGTGACCCCTGTAAGGGACAATGGTGGCGGAGGCGGCACAGAGCGCAGGCTCTTGCAGTATGCTGCAATGTTCATGTCAATAAGGCCACATGACCATCTTGAATGA